GTTTGTGCCATTGATGATATCTGCTGCACCACAGCGAGGCTTCACCATCTCCGACACTGTTTCAGAATCCAAACTTCCAGTGGCATTGAGATGGTAATTGGTCTGGTAGGTTTTGATGGCGGACTCTAGAAGatcatcaaaatcatcatcGTTGGCGTGGGTATGGTATTTGGAATGGCTATAGCTCAGGTAACCAAACTGTTCAAGATATTTCTTGAGCTTATGGATACCTTCTACTTTGTCTCCCTTGTGGCATCCCTGAAGATCCTTGATAAACTCAAAAGGTGATGGTTTTTCACCCTTAGGTGAGGGTGACAATGTTGCATGAGATGAGCTAAGAAACAGGAAGAGAAAGAGGAGTATGATTAATGACAACATAGAAGAAAGTTTAGGCGCCATAACTAAATGCAGAGATTAGAGAAAGGCACTCTGTTTGTTGGTGTATCAGCGCATTCTCTCAGGCCAATTTATAGACCTGGTGAAGAAATTTAGTCGTCGggtcatttcttattattaataaaggTTTTGGGTTTTCCGCCGTGTACGTTCATTCTTATTATATGAGAAAATCCGGAGTAAAGGCTCCGCCAATTAAGCAAAAGACGACCATTCCACATAGAAATCAAAGACATTATTGCTTATTCTTGAGATGTATAGAGAGAGGAAGAGGTCAAAACGGGGCCAAGCAGTAGCATAGATCATACGATAGAGGCAATTCAATGAGTGAATGGTTCTCCACTGGTTTTACATTTGCTtattctttttctctgtttctcaCTGAAACTTCAAAACTTAGAAAAGTAAGACAATAAttaaaacaaagtgaagaagagTTGGTCTGGTTTCAAGTTTTCTGGAAGCTGCGACCGTCTCGTTACATACAATGTTAATGAATAATAGTTGCCGTAAGATATAACCCAATCCTTGGCTTATAGTAGTCCAAAAGTACCAATAAAATCTTATAAAATCCAACCTAACTTGGAGAAGTAAAAGTCAAATGCAATACTttgacttttatatatattataaaggGAATACTACCaaagtattaaaattttatattttatataaaataatcttataGTTTTTTGGATGATGATTGGGTAACAACCAGCAACACGAGTTCCTTTATATGGATCATAGCTTTTTGCCCCGAAAATTTGCTCCCTCTTGCTCCATTAGCCAGAACCTATTTTCTATCTGAATTTCCAATTTATGGGTcatgtatattaaaaaatacgttccatcattttttataattgtaccgtgaatttaaaattaaaattttaaaatacagtacattaaaaaaacatttttaaaatctataacatattttactattttaaaaactgACTCTTAAAAAGATATATTTCATCGTTCTTATATTAATCATACacgtttaaaaaaattgaatttatattgaagatatctcttcaaaagacattttctatcatttttatattaattacacatgttaaaaaaatttgaatttacattaaaagtgtctcttcaaataacatcttttataATACTATAAAATtgcatttatattaaaaatgtcccTTAAATATACGTACActctttcacaattttcatatcaattgcataataaaaaaaattgaatttatattaaaaatgtctccTTAAGAGACATCTTTtacaatttcacaaaattaaattttattaaaggtatctcttgaagagacatcttctataattttacaaaattaaattttattaaatgtgcttcttgaagagacaccttcaacaATTCTCATATCAAACATCcacttaaataaatttatactaagATGTCTCTTAAAAAGACACATTTCAcaattccataaaattaaatttatattaaaaggttTTCtttcaagaaacatttttagtataaatttaattttttcgatagatgactaatataaaaattatggaaggtgttTCTTCAAATgacacatttagtataaattcaattttttttcactatacggttgatataaaaattgtggaagatgtcttttcaagaaacacctttagtataaatttgattttatggtattgtggaaatgatatttctttagcataaattcaatttttttttaacatataattgataataaaaaattatgaaaaaaaatgtcttttgaagagacatctttagcattaattcaattttatagaattatgaaaaaatgtcttttgaagagacacctttaacataaattcaattttaatgtaaattcaattttttttcttctttttttaacatgtatagttgatataaaaaatatgaaaggtGTTTCTTCGAGAGACCAGTTTCAAAGTggttatagatttatcaatAGTTTTGTAACtaccatattttaagaatattttttcaaactaccattttttaataattattttttaaaccagGTGTAGAAGTTAAAAAAGCCCGGCGGTAGTTCAACATGGCCCAAATCCCTTTACAATGTTCTGCCGTCTAAAGAAATGCTAGAGCGTTGTAAATCACTCAGTACCACAAAGATAAACTCTGATATTAGAGTATTATTCTGAAAATACATTATGGCCAGTGCAGAGCAGCATGCATGGCACTTATTTCATACAAGGAGAACACACTGCAGTAATATATCAATAGGCATCATAACTGAACTTTCCAGTTCCATTTTTTAAGTCTTCAACGGTTGTAGAGAGCTCTAATTCCTTGAATGTCATCCTCATGCAAACCCTTAGTCACTCCAGTGCTAATGGAGGGAAACATGATTGCATTCTGAACTGAACTATGCCCAAGTCCTAGAAGATGACCTATTTCATGCAAGGCCACAGTCTCCAAGTCCATTGCATTAGGAACTGCACCTATTGACCATGTCTCATCCCCATCATAATGAAATCTTCCATTGGTTGGGGCAAAAGCATGAGCTATGATTCCACCAGGGCCATCAAATGGGGAACCATCTCCATGATCAAGCCTATGAAAACTAATTGTCATGTCGGAGCTTGTGTAGTCTTGAATCCACCCAAATGTGAAGTGTGTTGCAGAATCCCATTGGCCGTATGCTCGCGACACAGGGCTCATGGCCCAGTTTGGGGTGCCGGGGAGAAATGCATAGGTGAGATAGGTCTTGGAAGGTGGCCATCTTGGGGATCTTGGGAAGAAGGAATAGTGAGCTACTGTACGGAGGGAGCCATGGCCATGGCCATGGTACTGCCTTTTCTTTCCCGACAGCATCCAGTTTGTGCCATTGATGATATCTGCTACACCACAGCGAGGCTTCACCATCTCTGACACTGTTTCAGAATCCAAATCTCCAGTGGCCTCGAGATGGTAATTGGCCTGATAGGTTTTGATGGCAGACTCTAAAAGatcatcaaaatcatcatcGTCGGCATGGGTTTGGTTTTTGGAACGGCTATAGCTCAAGTAACCAAACTGTTCAAGGTATTTCTTGAGCTTTTGGATGCCGTTTACCTCGTCCCCCTTGTGACATCCCTGAAGACCCTTGATAAACCCAAATGGTGATGGTTTTTCACCATTTGATGAGGGCGACGATGTTGCATGAGATGAGATGGGTGACAGGAAGAGAAAGAGGAGTATGATTAATGACAACATGGATGAAAGTTTAGGTGCCATAACTAAATCCAGAGACAAGATAGAGCACTCTGTTGGATTTTGCATTTGCTCATTCTTGGAGGCCAATTTATAGACCTGGTCACGAAATTATAGTGGCAAAAGTTGCTTTTCATATACacccttcaaaaaaaaaaagaaaaaatcacaaaagaaccttaatttaaaaaattcaaatttaatacatttatacCTTTGATTACATAAATATTACCTTTATTCATTATGTAAATACTATCTTTGGTCATCCTAAATACTACCTTTTTACTTTAGAATAGGTAAATGttgaattactttttaaaaattcttattttatgattattttcaaatgggcataaatatgttgttttttaaaaatatatttaagttgtttatcatgattgttt
Above is a genomic segment from Vitis riparia cultivar Riparia Gloire de Montpellier isolate 1030 chromosome 14, EGFV_Vit.rip_1.0, whole genome shotgun sequence containing:
- the LOC117930905 gene encoding metalloendoproteinase 2-MMP-like yields the protein MQNPTECSILSLDLVMAPKLSSMLSLIILLFLFLSPISSHATSSPSSNGEKPSPFGFIKGLQGCHKGDEVNGIQKLKKYLEQFGYLSYSRSKNQTHADDDDFDDLLESAIKTYQANYHLEATGDLDSETVSEMVKPRCGVADIINGTNWMLSGKKRQYHGHGHGSLRTVAHYSFFPRSPRWPPSKTYLTYAFLPGTPNWAMSPVSRAYGQWDSATHFTFGWIQDYTSSDMTISFHRLDHGDGSPFDGPGGIIAHAFAPTNGRFHYDGDETWSIGAVPNAMDLETVALHEIGHLLGLGHSSVQNAIMFPSISTGVTKGLHEDDIQGIRALYNR